The Wansuia hejianensis genomic interval TACATTTGGCATCCGTTTTACCTGCAATTTTAGAATACCGCCGCATATTACTGCTAAATATAAAATCCGGCCGATAATCCTCTGCTGTAAAATTGACAGCAATCACTAAGACAGGCTCATTCTGATCGCATTTCTCTATTTGCCATCTTTTTATTTGATCATGATAATCCCTAAGACTCTTACCCGGTGCAAGTAAGAGTACTATTGTATCTTTAAAGGTCTCTGACAACTGACTGACCGTTCCCTTATCATCATAGAAATTTTCCTGATATTTTTTATAATATTTTTCAGCATTCTCCTTGCTAAACTTTGCTTTATCATCTTTAGGAATAGAACGCAGCAGCTCATTAAAAGACTTAACTGTCAATGTATCTTTTTCCGCCAAATAAATAGCATAATTAGGATGGCACCCATCCACCGCCGATAGATAAAGAGGAAGAGAATACCCCCAAAATTTGTTTTTATATATCTCTGCTAAATACTCATCCATTATCTCAAGCATCGGCTCAATCCGGTAATTCTTACCGTGATTCTCGTTCATATATTCAGCAAATAATTCCATATTCAAGTTGCCGGCTCCCCTACCCATACCAAACACACAAGCATCAATGCAAAGATCTCTCTGCAGGCCAAGATCCACCAAAGCCTCTGCATTACCAAATGCTTGTTGCAAATTATTATGGGCATGATATCCCAGCGCGATTTTCTGATCCAGATTATGATCCGCAAGATAAACTAAGCGCAGAAACTGTTTTCTCTTAATAAGCCCAAAACTGTCCACAATAGATAATGCATATGGCTGCAAAGCATTAAATTTTTCTATTGTCTCAATAAACTCCTGATCTGTATATGCATCTGTTCCAACCAGCTGCACAAACAGTATATAACCCAGGTCCTTGATTTTTCTGCAGTATTCATATGCCTCATCTCTTTTTTCTTTTTTAAAAATAACTCTAATTCCGTCCACTGATGCAGGGTCTACCGGCTGAAACCGTTCTATCGGAACTGGAGAGCTCATATCTGCCATTCCCACATACATGAGACCAGGGCGCTTCGGCGCAATCATTTCTTTGATTGAAGCTATGTCAGGAAATACGGCCCGATCCTTATGAAATGTATCTTCCTTAATGAAACCAACTTCAAATATTTCAATTCCTGTTTCAGCTATCTTCTGACTAAAGCCTTTAATGGTTTCTTCACCAAACATCCAGTCATTTACGTAGCCACCGTCACGCAAAGTACAATCCAGCAAACTAATATTTCTCATAAGCCCTCTCCAATCTCCCTTATTCCTCCATAGGGGCAATATACAGGTTTTTCATAAGCTCTTCCCTGCTTAAAAAGGGTGCCAAATCTTCCAACGGAGGACTCACCAAAGTACCATCCTCTAACCTTTTAGTAGCACTCTTCGGTTCAAATATCTGCTGTGTTGAAACAAATATTTCACATAATGCAAAATTCTCTTCCGCCAAAACCGCATCAACCACCTGGCGCATCTCAACATTTGAATGGGCACAATAATAAGGAATACCAAATGCAGCGGACAGCTTTGCAAAATTAGGAAACGCTAAATCATGACTCTCTGGCCCAATTCCCACCTTAGAATGCTCCTTAAAAAGATTATTCTGAGTCTGACGAATGGAGTGATATCCTTCATTATTAATCAAAAAGATCTTTATTGGAAGCTGATTGGTCACTATTGTCTGCAATTCCTGCAAATTCATCATAATACTACCGTCTCCCTCCAGGCAGACTGTCATCTTTCCATCATTTGCCATACATGCACCTATTGCTGCCGGAAGACCATATCCCATACTGGCAATCGCATTATTATTAAAAAAACGGCTGCCTGGTTTGATATACCAACTTTGATGTCCAGCTACACAGCAAGTCCCATTGCTGGTCACAGTCAGACTGTTTTCTGGCAATTGCCTGCTAATATAATCAAAAGCGGCATATGCATTAGCAAAGCCATCGTTCTCTTCCCAATGGCGTTTCAAAACAACCGGATACTCTTTCTTCCAATTCTGGCAAATGGATATCCATTCGTTTTTCTCAAAAACAGGTGTTTTTTTATCCTTCAGCTCCAAATTAATTTGTTCAAAAAAATCTTTGGCGTCTGCATGAATTGGTAATTCCACATGAATTGTAGGTTTTTTCAACTCTGCCAAATCAATGTCTACCATAATAACTTCCGCTTCACGAGCCCAAGTTTTCCAGTTATAACCCACCACCCGGATTGGCAGACGATTACCCACTGCAAGGATAAGATCTGCATTCTGCACCGCAAAATTCCCCGGCCGGTCTCCCATATTGCCCCCACGTCCACAATATAACGGATGCTCTGTCTCAATTAAGTCAATTGCGTCCCAGTAAGTGCATACAGGAATCCCCAGCATTTGTACTGCTTTGCGAAATTCATCATATCCACCAGACAGGCGGATACCGTTGCCTGCATAAAGAACTGGCCTCTGCGCATGGGCAACTTTCTCCAAAACTTCCCTTACAGTTTCTTTAGAAACCGGCTGCGGAAGCAATCGATCATCTTCAGCAGGATCATATCCCTCTAGATCATCTGTCTCTACTGTACACCCTTGATAATTAACCGGTATGTCAATCCATGACGGCCCTGGCCTGCCGGTAACTGCAAGATGGTACCCCTTTTCCAACACATATCGAATCTGTCGTGGATCTTCCAGCATAACTGCATATTTGCACATGCAAGCAACTGATCTTGTAATATCAAATTCCTGATCGCCAACTGCCCTCAATGGTAATCCATCGGTGAACTGACCATTATATCTTGCAGTTGTGTCATAACGAACTTGCCCCGATATTACAAACATTGGTATAGAGTCTAACCATCCTCCGACAACTCCAGTAATTGCGTTAGTTCCTCCTGGCCCGGTTGTCACACACAGCGCCGCCATCTGATTATTAAGTCTCGCGTAAGCTTCTGCTGCAATAGCGCTCCCCTGTTCATGGTGGTTATAAATGCACTTTAAGCCCTCTTTATGACCTAAAGCATCATTTAAATGCATGGCGCCTCCCCCAGTTACAGTAAAGCAATTTTTAATACCTTTTTTCACTAAAAAATCTGCCACATAATCTGCTAAACGCTGTTTCACCTGTTTTCCTCCCTTTTCTCCAGTATTGCATACTCGCAAATCTCTAATATGCGTTATCTATCATTCTCAAAATTTAAACGTTTTTCTTCTATCACTAATGGACGGTTCATAATTCTAGCATTCATATTCATAATATATTCCCCAACCAACCCAATAAAAAACAATTGAATTCCTCCAAGGAAACACGTCAATATGACCATAGGCGCCGCTCCGGCAATAAAACGTTCCCAAAAAACCAATTTCATAATCAAATACACTAGAGCAATTATGAAACTAATCCCTGAAGCTAAAAATCCAAAAAATGTAGCAATACGCAGGCCAACTTTTGTATAACTTGTAAAAGATAGCATTGCTGCATCATATAGGCTGTACCAATTATTATGTGTCTTTCCCGCACGGCGCCGTGGCTGGCTGTACGGAATTTCCTTCCTTTCAAAGCCAAGCTCAGCTACAATTCCGCGCAAAAATGGGGTGGGATCTTTCAATTCTCTTAATACCTGAATAAATTCACTGTCATAAAGCCCAAATCCAGTGAAATGTTCAATTTGTTCAACGCTGCTCATTTTTTTAATGGCCTTATAATATAAGCTTCTCAGCAAATAAACAACTCCGTTTTCCTTACTCGATGTTTTTATTCCACAAACGATTTTATAGCCCTTCTCCCACTCTGCTATAAATTGGGGAATCATTTCTACAGGATCCTGAAAATCAGCAGCCAACAAAATAACACAATCTCCTGTAGCCTGCAGCATCCCGTAATATGGACTATTAAACTGCCCGAAATTCTTAGCATTAAAAATTGCTTTAACATGTTTGTCCGATTCACAGATTCTTTCTATCAATACTCTGGTACGATCTTTAGATTTATTGTCAATAAACAATATTTCATAATCATAAACAGCACATTTATTTACTAACTCTTTTTTTACCGCTTTATAAATCGCTTCTACATTTTCCTCTTCATTATAGCAGGGTATAACAACTGATATTTTCTTTGTATCCATATCATCTAATCCTTTTATTCTTTATCATACTATTACAGTCTAATTTATAAAAATAGCCTATCTAATAAAGCCAACTGTCAACTCATTCAACTCTAATTTCTTTCAAAATCAAATTATTATCCGTCAAATAATTTTGTGAATACAAAAATAACAGCCCTCCTTCTGTGGAAACATCATATAATAAGATCCCCTTTTCCTCCTTCAATTCAACTGGGATATACGAATTTTTCACAGAAAAGTCTTTATTTAAATCTGCCTGATATACAGCAGCCTCATTGTAACTGCTTCCCATGTGTTCTTTGTCGCTGCTATAATAAAGAGTATAGCCATCTTCATGCTTCATAATTGACGCAGGTTCATTGTCAGCAACGGCTGGAATGATCTCCTTTTCGTCTGTCCACGTCTTTCCCTGATCCAAGGATGAAATAACATTCAAGGAAGATGGGCCCTTGTCATATTCCTCTTTTTCAAACAAATAGTTAAGGTTTTTTCCGTCATCTGAAACAAACAAATCCCCATCTTCTATGTTATTGTAATAAGATACAATGTCCGATAACTTTTGCCAGTTTTTCAGATCCTTAGAAATAAAGCAGCGTACCGTATACAATCCATTGGTTTGTGACTCATCTCCATTGTTCACATTCCCCTTTATTTCCGTAAATGTCAGAAAATAATTGTCTTCCTGTTTTACGAGGGTAGGATCAATCATTAAGTTTTCTTGGTTAAAAACTAAATAATTTAACTAACCATATAATCTTTACTAAAGCTTATAATACGTATTTCATAATCAAAATTTCCAACAGCAACTAGTCTTTCATTCTCAGAATCACAAGTGTATATCCAGTTTGCGGAAATATCTGTATACTCTTTATAAATACTGCCATCAAAATTAAATAAAATCAAATGCCCATCTGTAGTGGAAATAATTTTATCTCCCATAATTTTGGAATCCGTGGTTTTATGCTCTGTAATTTGGCAAAGAGTCGCGATCCTCTCTTTTTCCTGCAAATCGTCCGTAAACACACACCCATTAAACGAAAGAACATATAAAATACTTGATAATAAAAATACAAGTTTTAATTTCATATTACTCCTATGCTTCTATTGTTCCGCCAATATTTTGAATTCATGGTACATTTCCGCACCATCCAATTTGGTGTTTTTTTATATTTCTTCCCCAGAAAATATCCCACATACTTACTGGCACTTTTGAGAACCAGTGGAGCTATCAACCAAGGTTTTCCCTCTCTGCAGACATATCTGGCTATTTTTTTACCAGCAACATTCCTTCACCTTCGGAAGGATATTTTACAAATAATTCTGGATACTGTACCTGAGACACCGCCAGATCAAAGTCCCTGTAGAACTGCTGTTTGTTCGTATAATTCTGAGAATGGATCACCCCCGCTTCAGCAACATAAGCAACTGTATATTCTGCCTCTATCACCCTGCCTGCATAAATCATATCTTCATTAAATATTACTGGTCTGGGAAATCCCCCCCAGTTCTACATATGTTTTTCTATCGTATGCCGTACATATAATAGAACAGAAAAATGCCTTAATTCCCATTCCCGGAAGAATTTCCAATTAACTTTTCATCTGCCGGCAGGGCATCCTGGGTCATATAAACCATGATATCTGCACCAGACCTCTCTGCCATCCAATGGCACATACCTCCATGGTCAAACTCTTCTTTTCGAATATGTGTCACTTCACAGCCCGGATATTCTCTCTCATATGCAATATTCCAGTACTGTTCTTCTATATTAACTATAAGCACTTTATGAATCGGATAAACCTGTTTAGCCAGGCGCCGAAGCAGCTCTGGCAGCTCCGGGCCTGGCTTATAAACAGGTATCAAAACATCCACCGTATACTCTTTCATAATCTCTTAATGCCCAACATTCTTTTAATAATCATCACTGTAACCGCTGGCTTCCACATCCGCCTGGTCTTGCAGCTCCTGTGTCCATTTGGGGATTTCCGCACCTCATCCATCCCCAGCGCCGTATCTATATCTTCTTCTCCATAACCACTGTCAATGACAATCTGATAGCTATATCCCTGCACGACCGGTGAAGAAGTATATTCTTCATTCGGAAACAGGAACTGATGCAGACGCGTGACGTTATATTCTAAGGTTACCGGAATCACGCAGTCGCTCCCGGTAATACTTCCGTCATCCGGCATGTGTGCAAACGGAAAACCGTCCTGATTCTCTTCCGGCATGGAGTATGTGAGCAGCGGCTGAATCATAGAAACAATTTTTGAATTGTCCAAATTAGTCGTTACCAGAGGCAGCACCGCGTTCATCACTGCATCCAGGGTTCCCAGATCAACTGTCTTCGCCTTTTCCATGATCTTCGACAGCACCAGCCTCTGACGGCTGGCACGGCAGAAATCATTGCCGGCCGTATAACGGATCCTTGCATAGGAAACTGCCTGACTTCCATTCAAATGGAAGGTTCTTGTCATTGCCCCATCGAATTCATCTGCCGGAGGAACCTCGATCTCTTCATATTCCATATTGCAGGCTTCGGACGTCTCCACATTATAATCATTGAGATGGATCAGCTCTTCCCTGGTCATATCGATGTCCAGCCCGCCCAGCAGCTCAATTGTCGTACAAAGAGCCGAAAAATCTACGGTTACATATTCGGTAATATTCAAATCCAGATTCAGGTTGGCCATGGAAAGAAACTGTTCTGGTCCGC includes:
- a CDS encoding thiamine pyrophosphate-binding protein; translated protein: MKQRLADYVADFLVKKGIKNCFTVTGGGAMHLNDALGHKEGLKCIYNHHEQGSAIAAEAYARLNNQMAALCVTTGPGGTNAITGVVGGWLDSIPMFVISGQVRYDTTARYNGQFTDGLPLRAVGDQEFDITRSVACMCKYAVMLEDPRQIRYVLEKGYHLAVTGRPGPSWIDIPVNYQGCTVETDDLEGYDPAEDDRLLPQPVSKETVREVLEKVAHAQRPVLYAGNGIRLSGGYDEFRKAVQMLGIPVCTYWDAIDLIETEHPLYCGRGGNMGDRPGNFAVQNADLILAVGNRLPIRVVGYNWKTWAREAEVIMVDIDLAELKKPTIHVELPIHADAKDFFEQINLELKDKKTPVFEKNEWISICQNWKKEYPVVLKRHWEENDGFANAYAAFDYISRQLPENSLTVTSNGTCCVAGHQSWYIKPGSRFFNNNAIASMGYGLPAAIGACMANDGKMTVCLEGDGSIMMNLQELQTIVTNQLPIKIFLINNEGYHSIRQTQNNLFKEHSKVGIGPESHDLAFPNFAKLSAAFGIPYYCAHSNVEMRQVVDAVLAEENFALCEIFVSTQQIFEPKSATKRLEDGTLVSPPLEDLAPFLSREELMKNLYIAPMEE
- a CDS encoding LCP family protein; amino-acid sequence: MGKKKILFVVEIIVLLLLSFVLFVFIWAAQKFTLVNHQELDKDRLFMADGVNSGAAAGDKADGQPQDTTSALTGIDVIALVGLDTRDELDGRNSDTMIIACINHNEKSIKLVSLYRDTYLNVGDDYYGNSNYYTKANAAYNLGGPEQFLSMANLNLDLNITEYVTVDFSALCTTIELLGGLDIDMTREELIHLNDYNVETSEACNMEYEEIEVPPADEFDGAMTRTFHLNGSQAVSYARIRYTAGNDFCRASRQRLVLSKIMEKAKTVDLGTLDAVMNAVLPLVTTNLDNSKIVSMIQPLLTYSMPEENQDGFPFAHMPDDGSITGSDCVIPVTLEYNVTRLHQFLFPNEEYTSSPVVQGYSYQIVIDSGYGEEDIDTALGMDEVRKSPNGHRSCKTRRMWKPAVTVMIIKRMLGIKRL
- a CDS encoding glycosyltransferase family 2 protein; this translates as MKEYTVDVLIPVYKPGPELPELLRRLAKQVYPIHKVLIVNIEEQYWNIAYEREYPGCEVTHIRKEEFDHGGMCHWMAERSGADIMVYMTQDALPADEKLIGNSSGNGN
- a CDS encoding glycosyltransferase family 2 protein is translated as MDTKKISVVIPCYNEEENVEAIYKAVKKELVNKCAVYDYEILFIDNKSKDRTRVLIERICESDKHVKAIFNAKNFGQFNSPYYGMLQATGDCVILLAADFQDPVEMIPQFIAEWEKGYKIVCGIKTSSKENGVVYLLRSLYYKAIKKMSSVEQIEHFTGFGLYDSEFIQVLRELKDPTPFLRGIVAELGFERKEIPYSQPRRRAGKTHNNWYSLYDAAMLSFTSYTKVGLRIATFFGFLASGISFIIALVYLIMKLVFWERFIAGAAPMVILTCFLGGIQLFFIGLVGEYIMNMNARIMNRPLVIEEKRLNFENDR
- a CDS encoding aldolase catalytic domain-containing protein → MRNISLLDCTLRDGGYVNDWMFGEETIKGFSQKIAETGIEIFEVGFIKEDTFHKDRAVFPDIASIKEMIAPKRPGLMYVGMADMSSPVPIERFQPVDPASVDGIRVIFKKEKRDEAYEYCRKIKDLGYILFVQLVGTDAYTDQEFIETIEKFNALQPYALSIVDSFGLIKRKQFLRLVYLADHNLDQKIALGYHAHNNLQQAFGNAEALVDLGLQRDLCIDACVFGMGRGAGNLNMELFAEYMNENHGKNYRIEPMLEIMDEYLAEIYKNKFWGYSLPLYLSAVDGCHPNYAIYLAEKDTLTVKSFNELLRSIPKDDKAKFSKENAEKYYKKYQENFYDDKGTVSQLSETFKDTIVLLLAPGKSLRDYHDQIKRWQIEKCDQNEPVLVIAVNFTAEDYRPDFIFSSNMRRYSKIAGKTDAKCIITSNMKEAGTFEHMVNFASYSSESPEIIDNSGLMALKLLLAIGVKHVYVAGMDGYSGYQDEDYYDRLLSYDFSSEAERRNSLIGNEIKELGKKMDIQFLTPSRYQNIE